From a single Adhaeribacter swui genomic region:
- a CDS encoding T9SS type A sorting domain-containing protein — protein MKAPLSIFYLVQQNRVFPRWRHLVSAILLLLLGLPMVTFAQNKIWDKTFGTKNQDVITSWQQTQDGGFILGGYTDLGIKGDPADPDRRFLNYWVIKLKADGTKEWDKTYGGRQQDELAVVQQTQDGGYILGGTSSSIKSGDKSQDSRGNEDYWIVKLDANGNKVWDKTYGGSNYDYLTALQQTQDGGYLVGGSSESSNTGDKTEKIKTEGLDDYWVLKLRADGTKEWDRTIGGNSTDELIALAQTQDGGYILGGSSGSEKGFDKSENGRGDQDYWLVKLKADGSKLWDKTFGGDQADYLASFRQTQDGGYILAGSSGSGISGDKSEASKGGKNNPNGFGLTDDYWVVKLRANGTKVWDKTIGGNGDDRLTSVQQTQDGGYLLGGWSLTDLNGDKTEILKKIFTPDYWIVKLQADGQKAWDRSIGGEAEDYLQSVKQISDGSYVLAGNSNSGISGDKSQANLGASDFWLVKLENTIRQNQSIFFTSSILLNRALGDAPFALEATASSGLPVSYRVISGPATISGNTIKLTGVGSVHIQAYQPGNATYNATVIDRRFTVEEKKVVQKKWDRTYGGSNRDILTSLIPTPDGGYIAGGYSRSGKTGDKSNASKGATDYWLVKLNSQGTKVWDKAYGGNAADSLTALIATPDGGYLLGGYSVSGSSGDKSQGTKGSSDYWVVKTDADGTKIWDRTFGGNSVDKLTALAVAPDGGYLLAGSSASIKSGDKSQFSQGSSDYWIVKIDTNGKKLWDRTYGGNASDRLAALVVAPEGGYLLGGTSASGKSGDKSEVSRGFEDYWIVRLNADGSKQWDKTYGGLKERHSSFENCDWEGDLENCFIEVGSSTLTSLITTADGGYLLGGYSNAEQGAEKSDANQGTNENNAYYHDYWVVKINDKGVKAWDKTYGGLIYSDRDNGGSYLASITTTPDGNYILAGTSNSEKGKDKTESSRVGEPYPYPVDEENGIITAINPSRNDYWVLKINTEGTKKWDRTLGSRDYDTLQVVVPTPDGGFLLGGSSVAGIGGDKTAAARDTTNPFSQDQGDFWLVKIADESVPLAKQWNMRYGGMDTDNFTSVIKTSDGGYLSGGYTNSAVSGDKTQGSQGKNDYWIVKSDKNGYKLWDKRFGGNDQDYLNRVIQTADGGYLLAGSSFSGKSGDKSEGSKGNRDFWVIKTDALGNKQWDKTYGGTGEDELEKVVQLASGEYVLGGYSSSPVSGDKTQSSQGGTDFWLVKISATGIKIWDKRYGGTANEDLGSFTETSDGGFFLGGSTVSGKGGDKTQSSRGASDFWAVKTDKDGNLVWEKTFGGDGQDGAFSVRQIPDGNFYLAGSTSSKASGEVSQTSRGELDYWLIKLDKQGTKLWDKRFGGSKNDVLRASTYTNQGHYILAGTSYSNTGGDKTQDSQGAGDYWVVEVDENGNKVQDQRYGGNGEDELRTITPTKDGGLLLGGRSNSGVSGDRTQPSQGSTDYWLVKVAPANAAQVAAQAAPLGPEEPFPAELTHLAAYPNPFQERVTVRFSLLQTQAATLRILDNQGQPVATLFQGEAQANKKYEVEWQAGKQENGLYLLQLQTSSGQNTQKLILAK, from the coding sequence ATGAAAGCACCTTTATCTATCTTTTACCTGGTTCAACAAAACCGGGTATTCCCCCGCTGGCGCCACCTCGTAAGCGCTATCCTGTTGCTCCTCCTCGGTTTACCAATGGTAACTTTTGCTCAGAATAAAATTTGGGATAAAACTTTCGGCACTAAAAACCAAGATGTAATCACATCCTGGCAACAAACCCAAGATGGCGGCTTTATTTTAGGCGGCTATACTGATCTGGGCATTAAAGGCGATCCGGCAGATCCTGACAGAAGATTTTTAAATTATTGGGTAATTAAATTAAAAGCGGATGGTACCAAAGAATGGGATAAAACCTACGGTGGCAGACAACAAGATGAGTTGGCCGTGGTACAGCAGACGCAGGATGGCGGCTATATTCTGGGAGGCACTTCCAGTTCCATTAAAAGCGGCGATAAAAGCCAGGATAGTCGGGGTAACGAAGATTACTGGATCGTGAAGCTGGATGCAAACGGCAACAAAGTTTGGGATAAAACCTATGGTGGTAGTAACTATGATTACCTAACCGCACTTCAACAAACTCAGGATGGTGGATACCTGGTGGGTGGCAGTTCCGAGTCGAGCAACACGGGCGATAAAACCGAAAAAATTAAAACGGAGGGCCTGGATGATTATTGGGTCCTGAAACTAAGAGCTGATGGCACGAAAGAATGGGACAGAACCATTGGGGGTAATAGTACCGATGAATTGATAGCGCTAGCGCAAACCCAGGATGGTGGCTATATATTGGGCGGATCTTCTGGCTCAGAAAAGGGCTTCGACAAAAGTGAAAACGGAAGAGGCGACCAGGATTACTGGTTGGTAAAACTTAAAGCAGACGGTAGCAAACTCTGGGATAAAACCTTTGGCGGCGATCAGGCGGATTATTTAGCGTCTTTCCGGCAAACCCAGGACGGCGGCTATATCCTGGCCGGATCTTCCGGCTCCGGCATTTCCGGTGATAAATCCGAAGCTAGCAAAGGCGGAAAAAACAATCCGAATGGCTTTGGCCTTACTGATGATTATTGGGTAGTAAAGCTCCGGGCAAATGGCACAAAAGTGTGGGATAAAACTATTGGCGGCAATGGCGATGACCGTTTAACTTCGGTGCAACAGACACAAGATGGTGGGTATTTATTAGGAGGCTGGTCATTAACCGATTTAAACGGCGACAAAACCGAAATTTTAAAAAAAATCTTTACGCCCGATTATTGGATTGTAAAACTACAGGCCGACGGGCAAAAAGCCTGGGATAGAAGCATTGGCGGAGAAGCTGAAGATTACCTTCAGTCGGTGAAGCAGATTTCTGATGGTTCCTACGTTTTGGCGGGTAACTCTAATTCTGGCATTAGCGGCGATAAGTCCCAAGCCAATTTAGGCGCTTCCGACTTCTGGCTAGTCAAGCTGGAAAATACCATCCGTCAAAACCAAAGCATTTTCTTTACATCGTCCATCTTACTAAACCGGGCACTAGGCGACGCTCCTTTTGCGTTGGAGGCAACGGCTAGTTCGGGGTTACCTGTTTCATACCGCGTTATTTCGGGCCCGGCTACCATCAGCGGCAATACCATCAAACTTACGGGCGTTGGTTCGGTGCACATTCAAGCTTATCAGCCCGGTAATGCCACGTATAACGCTACCGTTATAGATCGCCGGTTTACCGTAGAAGAAAAGAAGGTAGTGCAGAAAAAATGGGATAGGACTTACGGCGGAAGTAACCGGGATATCCTTACCAGCCTTATTCCCACTCCGGATGGCGGCTACATAGCCGGTGGGTATTCCCGTTCCGGAAAAACCGGCGATAAAAGCAATGCCAGTAAAGGCGCCACGGACTATTGGCTGGTTAAACTAAATAGTCAGGGAACCAAAGTGTGGGATAAAGCCTACGGGGGCAATGCCGCCGATAGTTTAACTGCCCTAATCGCCACGCCAGACGGAGGGTATTTGTTGGGTGGCTATTCTGTTTCGGGTAGTTCCGGTGATAAAAGCCAGGGCACTAAAGGCAGCAGCGATTATTGGGTGGTAAAAACCGATGCCGACGGTACCAAAATCTGGGACCGCACCTTTGGCGGCAACTCCGTAGATAAACTTACGGCCCTGGCAGTTGCTCCGGATGGGGGCTATTTACTGGCAGGGTCTTCTGCTTCCATTAAATCCGGCGATAAAAGTCAGTTTAGCCAAGGCAGCAGCGATTACTGGATTGTAAAAATAGATACCAACGGCAAAAAACTCTGGGACCGGACATATGGAGGAAATGCCTCGGACCGGCTCGCGGCTTTGGTGGTAGCACCAGAGGGCGGGTATTTGCTTGGGGGAACTTCTGCCTCGGGTAAATCCGGCGATAAAAGTGAAGTTAGCCGGGGTTTTGAAGATTATTGGATCGTGCGTTTAAATGCAGACGGCAGCAAACAGTGGGATAAAACCTACGGCGGGCTAAAAGAGCGCCATTCCTCCTTTGAAAATTGCGATTGGGAAGGTGACCTGGAAAATTGCTTTATCGAGGTAGGAAGCTCCACGTTAACTTCATTAATTACCACCGCAGATGGGGGCTACTTGCTGGGGGGTTATTCTAATGCGGAACAAGGAGCAGAAAAATCTGATGCGAACCAGGGCACCAATGAGAACAATGCGTATTACCACGATTATTGGGTGGTAAAAATTAACGATAAAGGAGTTAAAGCTTGGGATAAAACATATGGCGGCCTTATCTACTCAGATAGAGATAACGGCGGCAGTTATCTGGCCTCTATAACTACTACCCCAGATGGCAATTACATTCTGGCTGGCACTTCCAACTCCGAAAAAGGAAAAGATAAAACAGAAAGTAGCCGGGTGGGCGAACCTTACCCTTATCCGGTAGATGAAGAAAACGGAATCATTACGGCCATCAACCCAAGCCGCAACGATTATTGGGTACTTAAGATTAACACGGAAGGAACTAAAAAATGGGATAGAACCCTGGGTAGCCGGGATTATGATACGCTTCAAGTAGTGGTGCCCACGCCCGATGGCGGTTTCTTGCTGGGCGGCTCTTCTGTAGCTGGTATTGGCGGCGATAAAACGGCCGCCGCCCGGGATACTACCAACCCATTCTCGCAGGACCAAGGCGATTTCTGGCTCGTGAAAATAGCAGACGAATCCGTGCCGCTGGCCAAGCAATGGAACATGCGCTACGGCGGCATGGACACGGATAATTTTACGTCCGTAATTAAAACCAGTGATGGCGGGTACTTAAGTGGCGGTTACACCAACTCGGCTGTTAGCGGTGATAAAACCCAAGGTAGCCAGGGCAAGAACGATTACTGGATTGTTAAATCCGATAAAAACGGCTATAAACTCTGGGACAAACGCTTTGGCGGCAACGACCAGGATTACCTGAACCGGGTGATTCAAACGGCTGATGGTGGTTATCTTTTAGCGGGGTCTTCTTTCTCGGGTAAAAGTGGCGACAAATCAGAAGGCAGTAAAGGCAACCGCGATTTTTGGGTAATAAAAACCGATGCCCTGGGCAACAAGCAATGGGATAAAACCTATGGCGGCACGGGCGAAGACGAGTTAGAAAAAGTAGTTCAATTGGCTAGCGGCGAATATGTGCTGGGCGGTTACAGCAGCTCGCCGGTGAGCGGCGATAAAACCCAGTCCAGCCAAGGGGGTACCGATTTCTGGTTAGTGAAAATCAGCGCTACTGGCATTAAAATCTGGGATAAGCGGTACGGTGGCACGGCCAACGAAGATTTAGGCAGCTTTACCGAAACCAGCGACGGCGGCTTTTTCCTGGGTGGCAGCACAGTATCGGGCAAAGGCGGCGATAAAACCCAATCTAGCCGCGGCGCCAGCGATTTCTGGGCCGTAAAAACCGATAAAGACGGCAATCTGGTTTGGGAAAAAACCTTTGGCGGCGATGGCCAGGACGGAGCCTTTTCGGTGCGCCAAATTCCGGATGGAAACTTTTACCTAGCTGGCAGTACCAGTTCCAAAGCTAGCGGCGAAGTAAGCCAAACCAGCCGGGGCGAGCTGGATTATTGGCTAATTAAACTAGATAAACAGGGCACGAAACTGTGGGATAAGCGTTTTGGCGGCAGTAAAAATGATGTACTACGCGCCAGCACCTACACCAACCAAGGGCATTATATTTTAGCTGGTACCTCTTACTCCAACACCGGCGGCGATAAAACCCAGGACAGCCAGGGCGCGGGCGATTACTGGGTAGTAGAAGTAGATGAAAACGGCAACAAAGTGCAGGACCAACGCTATGGCGGCAACGGCGAAGACGAATTGCGCACAATAACGCCAACCAAAGACGGCGGCTTGCTGTTGGGCGGCCGGTCCAATTCCGGCGTTAGCGGCGACCGTACCCAGCCCAGCCAAGGCAGCACCGATTACTGGCTGGTGAAAGTTGCGCCTGCAAACGCTGCCCAGGTAGCAGCCCAAGCCGCTCCATTAGGACCAGAAGAACCATTCCCCGCAGAACTAACACATTTAGCAGCTTATCCTAACCCGTTCCAGGAACGCGTAACGGTGCGCTTTTCCTTGCTCCAAACGCAAGCGGCTACCCTCCGGATACTCGATAACCAAGGACAACCCGTAGCTACCTTGTTCCAGGGAGAAGCTCAAGCCAATAAAAAGTACGAAGTAGAATGGCAAGCCGGTAAACAAGAAAATGGCTTGTATCTGCTGCAACTGCAAACCTCGTCGGGGCAAAACACCCAGAAACTTATCCTGGCAAAGTAA
- a CDS encoding STAS domain-containing protein, with product MDRIPILKMGEFLLVTIQVDLYDRLALTLESDLMNMVSRTEARGVLIDISAVSIVDSFMGRILGNIASMSKIMDAETVVVGMQPAVAITLVELGLTLSGVHTALDVEMGMELLREKIGPQPNDEEDLYDDII from the coding sequence ATGGACAGAATACCAATTTTAAAAATGGGCGAGTTTTTACTCGTTACCATTCAGGTAGATTTATACGACCGGCTGGCTTTAACCTTAGAAAGTGATTTAATGAACATGGTGAGCCGGACGGAAGCCCGGGGCGTGCTGATTGATATTTCTGCGGTGAGTATTGTTGATTCCTTTATGGGCCGCATACTAGGCAATATAGCTTCTATGTCTAAAATTATGGACGCCGAAACAGTTGTAGTGGGCATGCAACCGGCCGTTGCCATTACCCTGGTAGAATTAGGCTTAACTTTATCCGGGGTGCATACTGCCCTGGACGTAGAGATGGGGATGGAACTTCTTCGCGAAAAAATTGGGCCCCAACCAAACGACGAGGAAGATCTCTATGATGACATTATCTAA
- a CDS encoding sensor histidine kinase, producing MPNNHDNLLKDLEVVRNISFVPSMLEIICDLTGMGFAAVARVTDTKWLACSVRDKVQFGLKEGEELQLETTLCNEIRDHRQPVIINNVAECSEYKNHHTPRIYGLQSYISFPIILSDGTFFGTLCAIDSKPAQVNTKKIIDTFSMFTELLTFHIQSQNLLQQSYLANTDLVQQNKVLTSANTDLDNIVHTASHDLKSPINNIESLVDILDQTILEEPLNRELTQDIIRLMRSSLKNFRQTLTDLTTIIEADHSLKVIEKEEINFLELVERVKQDLHSLILESQAKIQVTGCEKLLLHFPRKIFKSILYNLVSNAIKYRAPERQPEILINLEQVDEKISLLVIDNGSGIPANQQDSIFMLFKRLHTHVEGSGLGLYIVKKMVNTLGGQIKVESVLNQGTTFRITF from the coding sequence ATGCCTAATAACCACGACAACTTACTGAAAGACCTGGAAGTTGTTAGAAATATTTCGTTTGTGCCCAGCATGCTGGAAATTATTTGTGATTTAACCGGAATGGGTTTTGCTGCTGTAGCCCGGGTAACCGATACCAAGTGGCTTGCCTGCAGCGTGCGCGACAAAGTACAATTTGGTTTAAAAGAAGGAGAGGAACTACAGCTGGAAACCACGCTTTGTAACGAAATCCGGGATCATCGCCAGCCTGTTATTATTAATAACGTGGCGGAGTGTTCGGAGTATAAAAATCATCATACTCCCAGAATTTACGGCTTACAGAGCTATATTTCTTTTCCTATTATTTTGTCAGATGGTACTTTTTTTGGAACGCTTTGCGCCATAGATTCCAAGCCGGCCCAGGTAAATACCAAAAAGATTATTGATACTTTTTCTATGTTTACCGAGTTGCTGACTTTTCATATACAAAGCCAAAACTTATTACAGCAGAGTTACCTGGCTAATACCGATTTAGTACAGCAAAATAAAGTTCTGACTTCGGCTAATACGGACCTGGATAATATTGTGCATACTGCCTCTCACGACCTGAAATCACCAATTAATAATATTGAGAGCTTAGTGGATATTCTGGACCAAACAATCCTGGAAGAACCATTAAACCGGGAATTAACGCAGGATATTATCAGATTAATGCGGTCGTCGCTGAAAAATTTTAGGCAAACCCTTACAGACCTCACCACTATTATAGAAGCGGATCATTCTTTAAAGGTGATAGAAAAAGAAGAAATTAATTTTCTGGAACTGGTGGAGCGTGTGAAGCAGGATTTACATAGCTTAATACTAGAATCGCAGGCTAAAATACAGGTAACCGGATGCGAAAAACTCTTATTACATTTTCCTCGGAAGATATTTAAAAGTATTTTGTATAACCTGGTAAGTAACGCCATTAAATACCGGGCTCCGGAAAGGCAACCCGAAATACTTATAAACCTGGAGCAAGTAGATGAAAAAATCAGCTTATTGGTTATCGATAACGGATCAGGGATTCCGGCAAATCAGCAGGATAGCATTTTTATGTTGTTTAAGCGCTTGCACACCCACGTAGAAGGAAGTGGCTTAGGTTTGTATATTGTAAAAAAAATGGTAAATACACTGGGAGGACAAATTAAAGTAGAAAGTGTCTTAAATCAAGGAACCACGTTTCGGATTACTTTTTAA
- a CDS encoding STAS domain-containing protein, translating into MQSQTTSYLKKNKKYILEAWMSNQLTDATLREDLISNEELHAQSEDLLDALLKALNSGTFNLEADAYQPVIDLLSEISITRARQGFSPRETTLFVLSLKKALQVALQQEFKDNHQLLYQEVLELNDILDSLSIVTTETFIKGREEVILRQTDEISEISTPVIRVWEGILALPIIGTLDSARTQVVMENLLEKIVETSSRIAILDISGVPAVDSLVAQHLIKTVSATRLMGAECIISGIRAEIAQTIVHLGIDLSNIYTKASLASALKLAFSMLNIEVRRGEKKFVR; encoded by the coding sequence ATGCAATCCCAGACGACTTCTTACCTGAAGAAAAATAAAAAGTATATTCTGGAGGCTTGGATGAGTAACCAGTTAACCGACGCAACCCTTCGGGAAGACTTAATTTCTAATGAAGAGTTACATGCCCAGTCCGAGGACTTATTAGATGCTCTATTAAAAGCCTTAAACAGCGGTACTTTTAATTTAGAAGCGGATGCTTATCAACCTGTAATTGATTTACTGAGCGAAATTTCGATAACCCGGGCCCGTCAGGGGTTTTCTCCCCGGGAAACTACCTTGTTTGTGCTTAGCCTTAAAAAGGCCTTACAGGTAGCTTTACAACAAGAATTTAAAGATAACCACCAACTGCTGTACCAGGAGGTATTAGAGTTAAATGATATTCTGGATAGTTTAAGTATCGTAACCACTGAAACTTTTATTAAAGGCCGGGAAGAAGTTATTCTGAGGCAAACCGACGAAATCAGTGAAATATCTACACCGGTAATCCGGGTATGGGAAGGTATTCTGGCTCTGCCTATTATTGGTACCCTGGATAGTGCCCGCACCCAGGTAGTGATGGAGAACTTACTGGAAAAAATTGTAGAAACCAGCAGCCGCATTGCCATTCTGGATATTTCCGGAGTGCCCGCCGTAGACTCTTTGGTGGCCCAGCATTTAATTAAAACCGTAAGTGCTACCCGCTTAATGGGCGCCGAGTGCATTATTAGCGGCATCCGGGCCGAGATTGCGCAAACCATCGTGCACCTGGGCATTGATTTATCTAATATCTACACCAAAGCATCGCTGGCGAGCGCCTTAAAATTAGCATTTAGTATGCTTAACATTGAGGTACGCCGCGGAGAGAAGAAATTTGTGAGGTAA
- a CDS encoding GxxExxY protein, whose translation MTLDELTYKINGCAMKVHNTLGNGFQEVIYQRCLAIEFSKAGISFEREQEHTIYYEGIEVGTRRADFVIEKSVVLELKALINLEDVHLAQAKNYIVAYNKPIGLLINFGSQSLQIKKVFNPKYKA comes from the coding sequence ATGACTTTAGATGAATTAACATACAAGATAAATGGCTGTGCCATGAAGGTACACAATACTCTTGGCAACGGATTTCAAGAAGTCATTTATCAGAGGTGTTTGGCAATTGAATTTAGTAAAGCGGGAATTTCTTTTGAAAGAGAGCAGGAACATACCATTTATTATGAAGGGATTGAGGTAGGTACACGAAGAGCGGACTTTGTAATAGAAAAAAGTGTAGTGTTAGAATTAAAAGCCTTAATAAATTTGGAAGATGTGCATTTAGCTCAAGCCAAAAATTATATAGTAGCCTACAACAAGCCCATTGGATTGTTAATCAATTTTGGAAGCCAGAGCTTACAAATTAAAAAGGTATTTAATCCCAAATACAAAGCCTGA
- a CDS encoding type I restriction endonuclease subunit R, translating to MTTEKQIEENLIKQLTELKYIHRKDIVDRKTLEQNFKTKFEALNRIKLTESEFLRLREEIINPDVFAASKLLRERQYFQREDGTPLHYTLVNIKDWCKNEYEVVSQLRINTENSHQRYDVILLINGLPVVQIELKKLDISHRKAMQQIVDYRNDPGNGYTNSLLCFMQLFIVSNGSRTLYFANNKNQHFNFNADEQFLPVYEFADRDNKKINDLHEFAEKFLTKCTLGEMISKYMVLVESEQKLLVMRPYQIYAVKAIVDCIHQNRGNGYIWHTTGSGKTLTSFKASTLLKENQDIEKCLFVVDRKDLDRQTREEFNKFQEGSVEENTNTETLVRRLLSTDYADKVIVTTIQKLGLALDGTNKKNYKERLKPLSNKRIVFIFDECHRSQFGENHKAIKEFFPQAQLFGFTGTPIFDENATQKIREDQYETYKTTESIFEKELHAYTITNAIEDKNVLRFHIDYFKGKGTQTPKPGEPIAQQAVVEAILDKHNAATNSRRFNAILATASINNAIEYYQLFKETQKKKAANEDYVPLNIVCVFSPPAQLIAKNGDQQSQKNAADVKQLQEDLQQEKEDNQTNPEEKKKALTEIITDYNLQFGTNHNINEFDLYYQDVQTRIKNQKYSNKDYPHKNKIDVTIVVDMLLTGFDSKYLNTLYVDKNLKYHGLIQAFSRTNRVLNDTKPYGNILDFRSQQEAVNQAIGLFSGKDKGEAKEIWLVDPAPVVIAEYQKAVAALGEFMQQHNLVNEPQEVYNLKGDAARITFVKNFKEVQRLKTQLDQYTDLNETQRAKIETILPKEKLQAFRSSYLETAKQLREIQQKEGDQAPPDIQQLDFELVLFASAVIDYDYIMALIADSTQQKPAKQKMTKAQVINLLSSNSNLMDEQEDLTDYINSLDWNSGQDVNTLRRGYDTFKTEKNEKELTAIAHQHGLQTADLKVFVDGIMSRMIFDGEKLTDLLEPLELSWKERRVKELALMEDLVPHLKKIAQGREISGLAAYE from the coding sequence ATGACTACAGAAAAACAAATTGAAGAAAATCTAATCAAGCAACTTACCGAACTTAAGTACATTCATCGGAAAGATATTGTTGATAGGAAAACACTTGAACAGAACTTCAAAACTAAGTTTGAGGCACTTAACCGGATTAAACTGACTGAAAGTGAATTTCTACGCTTACGGGAAGAAATTATTAATCCGGATGTTTTTGCAGCTTCTAAATTATTACGGGAAAGACAGTACTTTCAACGGGAAGACGGCACCCCACTTCATTATACCTTAGTTAACATTAAAGATTGGTGCAAAAACGAGTATGAAGTTGTTAGTCAGTTGCGCATCAATACCGAAAACAGCCACCAACGCTATGATGTGATCCTGCTGATAAACGGTTTGCCTGTCGTACAAATCGAATTGAAAAAGCTGGACATTTCGCACCGGAAGGCCATGCAGCAAATTGTAGACTACAGAAATGACCCAGGCAATGGCTATACCAATTCGTTGCTGTGTTTTATGCAGTTATTTATTGTAAGTAACGGTTCCAGAACGCTCTATTTTGCTAATAATAAAAATCAGCATTTTAATTTTAATGCCGACGAGCAATTTTTACCAGTATATGAATTTGCTGACAGAGATAATAAGAAAATCAACGATTTGCATGAGTTTGCTGAAAAGTTTCTGACCAAGTGCACGCTGGGCGAAATGATTAGCAAGTATATGGTTTTGGTAGAAAGCGAACAGAAGCTGTTGGTGATGCGGCCCTACCAGATTTATGCGGTAAAAGCTATTGTTGATTGCATTCATCAAAACCGGGGCAACGGCTATATCTGGCACACGACGGGTAGCGGTAAAACCTTGACTTCTTTTAAAGCATCTACCCTGTTAAAAGAAAATCAGGATATAGAGAAATGCCTTTTCGTGGTAGACCGGAAAGATCTGGACCGGCAAACCCGCGAAGAATTTAATAAATTTCAGGAAGGCAGTGTAGAAGAAAACACCAATACCGAAACGTTGGTAAGGCGTTTACTTTCTACGGATTATGCCGACAAGGTAATTGTTACTACTATTCAAAAATTAGGATTAGCCCTGGATGGCACCAATAAGAAAAACTATAAAGAACGCTTAAAACCGTTGAGTAATAAGCGAATAGTATTCATTTTTGATGAGTGCCACCGTTCGCAGTTCGGAGAAAATCATAAAGCAATTAAAGAGTTTTTCCCGCAGGCACAGTTGTTTGGTTTTACAGGTACGCCCATATTTGACGAAAACGCGACGCAAAAAATCAGAGAAGACCAATATGAAACGTATAAGACTACAGAATCGATTTTTGAAAAGGAATTACATGCCTACACCATTACCAATGCCATAGAAGACAAAAATGTACTGCGTTTTCATATAGATTATTTTAAAGGCAAAGGCACCCAGACCCCTAAGCCAGGAGAGCCAATTGCCCAACAGGCAGTAGTAGAAGCCATTCTGGATAAGCACAATGCCGCTACCAATTCCAGGCGGTTTAATGCTATACTGGCAACAGCTTCCATCAACAATGCTATTGAATATTACCAGCTTTTTAAAGAGACCCAAAAGAAGAAGGCCGCCAATGAAGATTATGTACCCCTAAATATTGTTTGCGTGTTTTCTCCGCCGGCGCAGTTAATTGCAAAAAATGGCGACCAGCAAAGTCAGAAAAACGCAGCCGATGTAAAGCAATTACAAGAAGATTTACAACAGGAAAAAGAAGATAATCAAACTAATCCGGAAGAAAAGAAAAAAGCTTTAACGGAAATTATTACTGACTACAATTTGCAATTTGGTACCAACCACAACATCAACGAATTTGATTTGTATTACCAGGATGTGCAAACGCGCATTAAAAACCAGAAATACAGCAATAAAGATTACCCGCACAAGAACAAAATAGATGTTACCATAGTGGTGGATATGCTATTGACTGGTTTTGACTCTAAGTACCTCAATACCTTGTACGTAGACAAAAACCTGAAATATCACGGCTTGATACAAGCCTTTTCCCGTACCAACCGGGTGCTGAACGATACCAAACCATACGGTAATATTTTAGATTTTCGCTCGCAACAAGAAGCGGTAAACCAAGCTATCGGGCTCTTTTCCGGTAAAGATAAAGGAGAAGCGAAAGAAATTTGGCTGGTGGATCCGGCTCCGGTGGTTATTGCGGAATACCAGAAAGCGGTAGCCGCTTTAGGCGAATTTATGCAACAACACAATTTAGTAAACGAACCGCAGGAAGTGTACAACCTGAAAGGCGATGCGGCCCGCATTACTTTCGTAAAAAACTTTAAGGAAGTACAACGCCTCAAAACCCAATTAGACCAATACACCGACCTGAACGAAACCCAACGAGCCAAAATTGAAACCATTTTGCCTAAAGAAAAGCTGCAGGCGTTCAGAAGTTCTTACCTGGAAACCGCCAAGCAGTTACGAGAAATCCAGCAAAAAGAAGGCGACCAGGCACCACCTGACATTCAACAACTGGATTTTGAATTGGTACTTTTTGCTTCGGCAGTGATTGATTACGACTACATTATGGCTTTAATTGCCGACAGCACGCAGCAGAAACCGGCCAAACAAAAAATGACCAAGGCTCAGGTAATTAACTTGCTGAGTTCTAATTCTAACCTGATGGATGAGCAGGAAGATTTAACCGATTACATTAACAGCTTGGACTGGAACAGCGGGCAAGATGTAAATACTTTACGGCGAGGCTATGACACTTTTAAAACCGAGAAAAACGAAAAAGAATTAACGGCTATTGCCCACCAACACGGCTTGCAAACTGCCGACTTGAAAGTTTTTGTAGATGGCATTATGAGCCGGATGATTTTTGACGGCGAAAAGCTCACCGACCTGTTGGAGCCGCTGGAACTAAGCTGGAAAGAACGCCGGGTAAAAGAGTTGGCCTTAATGGAAGACTTAGTACCCCATTTAAAAAAAATAGCTCAAGGACGCGAAATATCTGGGTTAGCCGCTTATGAGTAA
- a CDS encoding anti-sigma regulatory factor, translated as MMTLSKENFEIKREPDVILYRNRAKELAAKIGMSLVGQTKLITAASELVRNMLRYADGGTGTIEVIVKNNIKGIRLTFADKGPGIKDLKLAMQDGFSTGRSLGLGLPGAKRLSNEFDIKSEPGKGTTVTIIRWKNGL; from the coding sequence ATGATGACATTATCTAAGGAGAACTTCGAAATTAAACGGGAACCCGATGTAATCTTATACCGGAACCGGGCTAAAGAATTAGCCGCCAAAATTGGCATGAGCCTGGTGGGGCAAACCAAACTCATTACAGCCGCCAGTGAACTCGTGCGGAATATGCTCCGCTATGCCGATGGCGGTACGGGTACCATCGAGGTAATCGTTAAAAACAATATCAAAGGCATCCGGTTAACTTTTGCCGATAAAGGGCCCGGAATTAAAGATTTAAAATTAGCCATGCAGGATGGCTTTTCTACGGGCCGCAGTTTAGGTTTAGGTTTGCCCGGTGCCAAGCGTTTATCTAATGAGTTTGATATTAAAAGTGAGCCTGGCAAAGGAACCACAGTAACCATTATACGTTGGAAAAATGGATTATAA